The Lolium rigidum isolate FL_2022 chromosome 2, APGP_CSIRO_Lrig_0.1, whole genome shotgun sequence genomic interval GTGAGCCCTTATTTGTATCTTTTAGTGACCTATTTTCAACAGCGCTCCCGCGATAGCTAACTGTCATTCGTAAGTCGCAACTGAGAAAAAGGGAGAGGTTATGAATGTAATTCTACAAATGTTATACTCTTCCAGTACAAACACGTTCCACATAATTGAAGGAACACCAAATTTGCTCTCCACGTGAGAAAACAGATGGCAGTATCTGGGACATGAAACCCGGGAGATATGACAGGCGAGTATGGGAAGTGGATTCTTTAATCTAGAGTAGAATAAAATACACTTTGTTCGTATCACTATTTGGAGTTGCATCCCCACACTAAATAATCCTACTGCTGACATAGCACCTTCATTAAATCTTTAGAAAGTGAACAGTCGGATACAAAGCAGATAAAATATTTGCTATTGACATCGTTGAAAGAGCCTGGCTTTAACACCATGAGAACTCAAATTCAAGGAATCGAAGTTCAGAATACTGAATGAATCTCCAAAAGCAAGTAAACGCACACCAGAAGAACAGGGTATATAGGCTATAGCAGCTCCATTTGTCAGCTGCTATTTTGATACTCTCACTACAAAAAATGCAGGCGACAGAGTGCATCAAAAGCTCAGTGAATCTCAAAACCGTTGTCTCCATGTTTTACAGTATGGCGCCACTGATTGGCACTATTTTCATTTATAGCTCTCGTGCGGGTCATCTACTGTTAGTCTGTTACTTATACTCGACAAATCAGTCAGGCAGGGCCAACAAAGTTTACCTTGCCCCATTCATCTTCTTCAAGGAATCAGCTCGACGCTTAGCCTCTCTCTCTGCAGTCTGGACATAAAATTCAGCTCCGAGCATTCCGTTTATCCTGACAGTTGATGATAGACTTGCTTCAGCGGTTTGAATTATCAGTTCAACGGTCAGAGTGAATCCTAGGGCTGAAAGCACTCGAACAGCATTGGCAAGCCGACAAATATGTCTTCTAGTTTCTATTGGGGTAAAGTTCTCTACTTCCACGGTCAGCTTCTGTTGATCTTCATTCACATCTGTATTTTCAGCCACCGCGGCATGCTCACCAACCCAGATGAAACCATTGCGGCCAAGAATCAAGTCCACGTTATATTGCTTAAGATGGTGGAAATGCTGATTACACTGTTTTACCAAATATGCAGCTACAGTGAGTAATTGACCCCTCTGAAGCTGCAGTAAAAACCTCAAAACAAATCAATAACAAGTCATTACGTTAATGCTGTCCTGGTAAGCAAAGCCAGGTCTGAGTAGCTGAAGTTGTAACTCTAACAGTCAAATTCAAATCATTGGCCTCTATCTACTTCATCATCAACAGTTCAACACTACATACAAAATGAGATGTTGGGACTTAACAACATGACTATGAATTAGATCATCAATATGTTTCTCAGTACTGCACTGGGTAATTAACATCAACCAACTTTTGCATGCACATGAGCTCTGCCTATATTTATTAAAGAAGAGGTTTGAAATAATTGCAAGAGTCAGCATTGTAAAGGCAGCACCTTTCGAATAATGCATAGCTGCCGTGGGGGAATATGAGTGGAACAGATTCGTCACATCAAAAGGTACCATTACCTGAAGTGGTACCGCACTGCACAATAACAATGGCAAACACAGAGTTGGTCTAGTATGTACCTTTCCATATTTTTGACTACTTGCATGTAGCTCAAGAGAACCATCAGGTACGTATCCACGAACTTCAGCCTGATAATTGATTCCATGGAACGTAGCAGCATCAGATTTTAATCAGTAATCATCCATTAAAAAACAATAAAGGATATCAAACTATAGAAAATGGTAAGGCATCGCAAGCAATGTATCCAATATCATG includes:
- the LOC124686456 gene encoding exosome complex component RRP4 homolog is translated as MSTRDLHLRLSQTQRVRLEAALHELQTLAPAAAAVNVADNIPVNHEDSILKGHGTSDRDGEVVATVCGVVERVQSLVRVRTLRARYKPELGDIIVGRVTEIAPKRWRLEINFSQGAVLMLSSVNLPDGVQRRRTAVDELNMRSIFAENDVVCAEVRGYVPDGSLELHASSQKYGKLQRGQLLTVAAYLVKQCNQHFHHLKQYNVDLILGRNGFIWVGEHAAVAENTDVNEDQQKLTVEVENFTPIETRRHICRLANAVRVLSALGFTLTVELIIQTAEASLSSTVRINGMLGAEFYVQTAEREAKRRADSLKKMNGAR